attaggagtagatgtagtttttagagagagaggttctctcctctctcttaggatttagaattaggattcttttcacttcatgattatttcatcttttgcgatcacaggttcaatgttccttttatttatttttctaatttaatttatgaactcttccatgttatatTTGATGTCTTCATTAGTgctaatttcaggtattttcagatctatgattgctttcctttatttaaataatttagatttttcccttttggctttggttgatttattggtaacgcttgagctgtcaaataaagcagtggttgaaattgagagttgctccaataactctagtctttccataggaattgactaggacctaaggattaagctaattaatccacttgatttaccttcatagttagaggttaacaaagtgggattaaaacccaattctcatcgcaattgataaggataggacttccggttctcataccttgccaagagattttatttttattattattattttattttacttgccatataacatattcccaccttacttcctaaaccccaatttacaaactcataaccaataataagaacatacttccctgcaattccttgagaagacgacccgaggtttaatactcggttatcaatttaaaaaggggtgtgttacttgtgacaaccacaacttttgtaagaaaggttgattgcttggtttagtaactctacttacaacgagagtttctataacctctaaaccatcaatcttcagttcttcaaaatggcgccgttgccggggaattgcaaatgtgtgccttattattggttattgtaaatatttttttgatttttgcttgtttatttatttttatttttgattttatttttgctttttcataaattaagaggttattggtttttatttagttattaaaaaaaagtttttttcaaaaatttgttcttagtgttcatcttgatcttcaagttgttcttcacgttcatcttgaccttcaagctgttcttagttgttttcttcgttttgatctaaaaatttgaaatttggtgtcattttattgtttttttctttcctcattaaattcaaaaatatttttaattaatttttttcaaaaaaaaaatttcagatttttatttttaaaatttttatcttatcttatcttatttcaaaaatcaaatttcaaatttcaaatttcaaaatttaattttcagattcaaaatttaaataaccttttaatttaaatttattttttatttttatttttcatttttatttgctatcatgaactctcacccctttggctatgagtctggttacaattatgttgcaggaagaagaaattacaatgagaacaggcatcaaggttggaacaatcaaagatgggaggagccacaaggatttgatcaacccttatggcaacaaccacctccaatagactatcaacaaccaccaccatatgcctatgaaccctttcctcaacatgactttggaccaccatactcacaagcccctcacCACCAAACACCatcatatgaccccaacccacatccaccataccaaccaccttatgaaccaaatgaaccctcctatctaccctaaacctccatggagaaagcacttaccgatctaaactctactatacaagctctcttcacccaaatcagaccaccaaataccttcaacaatcaaccctcaagctctagtgcacttccttgtcaaccacagaataatctctccatcccatcaccactatccatggaagagcacccacatccatcaatccaaaagcaagatgatcccaattatgctattgatatggaataggaaagaaggaatcatcttcacaaatccatacttcataaagagctagaggaggccctacgggtaagggtaggagagacccttgaagatgaaagaatagttgaaaggagttgtcatggaaagaaaatcatcgaggatgagtacgattttatacttaaacaactggacaaagcagcagttattaaaaaggaagaagtggttgcagacttaagagatgctgtacctccattggaaagtccagtcacagagcctccttccttgcccttggtgagcaatgaagaagagattgaattggaagacagctaccaagaggaagaggttgaaattaaagaagtttgcaaagaggtggaagttgtcaagaaagaacatAAGGGAGAGGAGCTTGATATCACTTTGCCAAAGCTGCTGGAGACCACTccacctaagttgccatcatccttcacaacattcaagtgggtaaaattcatatcccttagctttctaaccccacttgaatatgggctactggagacggatggtcaatgatgagcggatattttatacgctttttggggataatttcatatagttttgagtatgttttagttagtttttagtctatttttattagttNNNNNNNNNNNNNNNNNNNNNNNNNgcacacaccaagtgggccccagaagtggatctctgcatcatccatcatagtttactcatattttgtaaccctaggctactaatttagtatttaaacaacttttagagacttattttgtaggacatgacatttcagatctaaactttgtattctctgacggcatgagtctctaaaccccattgttgggggtgaggagctctgctgtgtctcgatgaattaatgcaagtatttctgttttccattcattcaaaccaacaatctccgtgggattcgacccttactcacgtgaggtattacttggacgacccagtgcacttgctggttagtggtacgcgttgtgattcacaattcgtgcaccaagtttttggcgctgttgccggggattgttcgtgtttggacaactaacggtttattttgttgcttagattaggaaaaatctttcttttttggtttagagtcttttattatttatccattgttaaaacactttaaatttatagctcagttagttagaacgtggtgctcatgttcatggtaattggctatcatattttttaaaacctttttcaaaaataatttttctattaaatcctgtgccaaactttaagtttggtgttttcttgttgatttccctttggttttcgaaaattttggtggttttctaaaaattttaagtttggtgttccttggtgttttccctccaaaactttcaaaaacaaggagcattagatctaaaaaattttaaatcttgtgctatcttattgtttttctctatcctcactaaattcaaaattatcttttctctccatttttaaaacaaattttcgaaaattataaaaaaaaattttaaaatcttttccaaatcatatctttttcaaaaccttctaaccactttttctctcctcactttttcgaaaatcataatttttgttatttttattttttggttgagTTGTCCTCtttccataaaataaaataattaaaaaaggtaaatcaatccaagttatatccctttgtccatcatggacataagtggaaatgaacagtccaggaggactttggggtcatattctaacccctctactgcttcatatgggaggtcctgttgtttaactctagactcaggctattccctgggaaactgaaatcccggtggaggggaccatacgtgattacaagtgtgtcaccatatggttatgtggagctccaagatattgattctgataagaagttcattgttaatggacagagaatcaagcattatcttgaaggcaacatcgagcaagaatgctcaaggctgaagctagattaaaagctcagcaaggtccagctaaagacaataaagaagcgcttgctgggaggcaacccagccatggggcaacaatcctctaagcattttgccctatttctatttttatttttatttgtttatatagagttcattgacaacaaggtaaataatcatttacagaagacctcggcacacaaaacaaagtaaaagagctcaatggcaagaaaacgccagtaaagggacattttgggcgtttagcgcccaaaatgggcatccactgggcgctgaacgccagtaatggtagcaatctgggcgttcaacgccagaaatggccacccactgggcgttgaacgccagtaatggcagcaactgggcgctgaacgcccaggagatcagcatttgggcgctgaacgcccaaaacaagcagtgtttgggcgttcaaacgccaggaagacagggaggagccaaatccatttgtcccacacgtatttccattttaatttcaatttttatgcttcaatgcatgatttttacatgaacatgtcaagaaccctgatttctaaaatccttaatttctaaaaatccatctttccaaattcaatccaaccctgttcaaaatcttttctgaaaacaaatctatctttttttactcaaaaatcttttcaactaatctatatctttttcaaatatccatattatctttttcaaaattcagagttatctttttcaaaaatctatcatatcttttcaaaattaaactctatcttctatcttatctttttcaactcaatctttttatcttatctcttccaatttttcgaaaatccaccctcccacccctttaaaattgggttcggcctcccccctcctccatcaacaagtgCACCTCAATCTCCTTCTATctcttgagacgtctgtcaccaagatacaggaagctatggagcaaataataaaacaacagaaggaacacagtcaaatgttgacctatatgtttaaagaacaagaggagcaggggcgtgacttaagggaactgaagcgccaaaagtcttctcttgtagtACCAAGcatcccaaggatcagaggaacccccgtgcccccagaataaaggttgttaatttctaatttctgccttaactctgtgacagtgtccttataaaagtttaccttagaagtcatataatagtaattagtatctatttgattttatctccaattaagctatagtttatttttctcatcatcattaaacatgaataaaatagtaaatcttttgaataagaagcaataaaattttgagttcaataaaagaaattctaattggttaaatgtggtggcaatgctttctgtcttctgaatgaatgcttgaacagtgcatatgtcttttgaatttgttgtttaagactgttaaatatgttggctcttgaaagaatgatgaacatgagacatgttattgacaatctgaaaaatcataaaaatgattcttgaagcaagaaaaagcagcaaaaaaaaaaaaagagagagaagagagaaaaagcaagcagaaaaagccaatgacccttaaaaccaaaaggcaagggtaaatgaAAAGGAtccataattgacttcctgactaagatttacaagataaccatagattgcttcaaaccaacaatctccgtaggattcgacccttactcacgtgaggtattacttggacgacccagtgcacttgctggttagtggtacgcgttgtgattcacaattcgtgcaccagtcaacttagagctctttgtggcattaagagtaagaggaagatggccagtggtaagaattgtcctgcaaggttcattatggttggaagctttaagtttaaatgcaaaggttggtataaagctcaactgaataggtctaggaagttgtttggtcgctgcagtgagaatacagatcacctttcacccggctggaaaaatgcagatcgagacaaaaacgggtgtaaaagtaaagtttgggatcctggaatctgttttgacatccaacaccccgggagcctaagaatctttttgaagctgctcaagggttttacatgcctagtttgggaccccggaggttactggaatcacaaacactggtggagattcctggatgagttcaagcataagccaccataacaggaagctcatcaaatgtccaacttaaggactttaactaaaagtgctaggtgggagacaacccaccatgctatgatcgtcctttttcatttttatttagttttatttgtttttgaattttattttattttgttatattgaacctggagttttgcatcacattcatattaacattgcattctgtatttttcagattaaaaaaaaaattttgctacGCGACGCAattgcatcagcgacgcgtccacgtcgcaaggggagtgaagaaaaaaataaatgaacagagagtcacgctggagcgtggctggaggcgtgccaatggcacaattcgacccacgcgaccgcgtcgccgacgcgttcgcgtcgcatgggaatcatggcctcccacgcgaccgcgtgccccacgcggccgcgtgccctgagttttcgacgtaaaagggtgcacaatgaaatattgtgcgagagtggtgcgagagtggtgctggaagcacaatcctcatcacgcgaccgcgtcacccacgcggccgcgtcatccatatTCTGACGCCCACTCACGcgatgcgtgacccacgcgatcgcgtcaccccaattttggcaattaaattattctgaacagagagttgtgctggcgtgAGGCttcactcgcgccagaagcataacatgggtcacgcgaccgcgtcaccttacttgaagcgcattcacgcgaacgcgtgtcccacgcggccgcgtcgcatgcgccgcacagctcaaccaaaaattgccacatatcttatctttctctcctccaaatcctaattttttttcttctctctcctttctcactttctttttcttcttctcatcctttttcactctcattctattttatttaatttatttgcatactttcattcattgcattattttcattggtgttagaaatctatttgggtcattatttttatatatatttttgtggattattaaaatagtttgacaattatatactactttttaaagggtttcttgcatgttcactttaatactttctatactttatttaccttgcatgctatgtgtttgtgaaaaagcccatacggcattatgcacttctctatgttattctaatattcaatgcttgcttttcacaaattcccttcaCTATTATATTATTTggatttaattgtcaatacaaacgtgatggtttgttacaaagtaatgcttggtctatgctactcatgccctttttcggcatgccaataaacaccttgcattcacttgtccttatatgcactagctattttcaattgatggcttttcacatgtactcgcgagcatgtgttaCTGTCAgatatatcttaatgtgcatccatcaccaccttttccgttctcttccttgctatatatatctctttgaatttaatttactttctctttcctttttcaggatggccaccaaaaaaaaaagggaaaggagaaagctactcccaaatcaacagcaaggaaaggaacaaaaagagccccaactGAGGAAGAACAACCCGTCCActcgcacatcttagcatgcaccgaggacggtgcaatctttaagtgtggggaggtcgataccgatctccgtgggttagtaccttcctatctcaacaccattgttttattttctttgtttgttcattgttgcatttgcataattgattgcatatttgtttgattgttgcatattttaccacttggttaaagtaatattttctttttcaagaagctTTTTAtatcatttcactaatttgaataaaattttttgttacacttgtttgaagaaatattatactggaacatgggtttagagctcgaacacacaaaacctgtgagatctttgagcctatttgaattggtttcattttatcaaccaatattttatttttggtgtgtgtttttctctctaaaattgtgatctttgtcttgcttagttctatatttccatggtttgatgtatgtatgcacttatatgattaaggcatttgtttcactgagcttacatacccatatggcctaacctttcattatcctttgcaaaccaatttgagcctattttaccccttttattctttattttagcacatcattaactctaagcggaaaacaataatgtccttaatttgaatccttggttagcttagactagtgagagtgctcatgaattaagtgtgggaaaaagtgggtttggaaacatttggtttgagaattgagtatgttagaattttctgaaaatgtgaaagaatcttgagaatatgttcatgcattcaatactttaatcatatgcattgagaaaaataaaagaaaaaaaagaaaaaaaaaataataatatagaaaaaaaaaagagaaaaataaaggagaaaaagaaaagaaaaagagcaaataataaaaggggacaaaatgccccaaagtaagtggtgaaagcaatgcatatgagttgtacttgaaattagaatgcatgaatatgtggaaaacatggttaatggatagttagatgtggtattatgattacatggattgtctaaagttaggtggaaagtttaagttaattaaggattcagattttagtccacttggccaaatacaatcctaccttgaccctaaccccattacaacccttaaaagacctcttgatatgtgtatctgtgcattaaatttatgttgattgttagatgaagagcaagccttagaaagcaaggatagtagagaattgagacaATCGAACCataaacacatgagtgattagagtgtatacacttccagtgagggttcgatgctcaattccttgttccctgctttcataagctattttcttcttgcaagtctatttgtacttcatttttatgatttgaattagtgaaatccagttcatatttattcttggagaatttatttacttttaaactaagtaggtagaagcatttcacatttagttgcattcatatagataggattgcatttcatactttctaccattcctcttcacctttatagcttctcttgagcttagcatgaggacatgctaatgtttaagtgtggggaggttgataaaccactatttcatggtttatcttgtgctcaattgagtgatttttatcaactctttacccacttattcatactatttgcatggttttacatttgccttcctaattatgtgctttgattgaaaacatgcttctttgagctttaaattgataattattaatcctctcttattaccattagatgccttgatatgtgtgttaagtgatttcagatattatagggaaGGAAAGGTTcataggatggaaaggaagcatgcaaaagtggaaggaatacaagaagttggagaaatggCTAagttgtccaacctgacctcttcgcactcaaacggctataactttagctacagaggtccaaatgacgcggtttcagttgcgttgaaaagctaacgtccagggcttcgatttgatatataatatgctatggttcccctgacgctaggctacgcgaccgcgtgatccatgcggccgcgtcgcagtgacggaaatccagcgtggcaaaattcgaaaccagcgaattctggactgtttttgacccagtttgcggcccagaaaacacagattagaggctataaagtgggggaatacatccattcataataaagctttcatattcacaattttaggagtagatgtagtttttagagagagaggttctctcctctctcttaggatttagaattaggattcttttcacttcatgattatttcatcttttgcgatcacaggttcaatgttccttttatttatttttctaatttaatttatgaactcttccatgttacatttgatgtcttcattagtgctaatttgaggtattttaagatctatgattgctttcctttatttaaataatttagatttttcccttttggctttggttgatttattAGTAACGCTTGagcgcttgagctgtcaaataaagcagtggttgaaattgggagttgctccaataactctagtctttccataggaattgactaggacctgaggattaagctaattaatccacttgatttaccttcatagttagaggttaacaaagtgggattaaaacctaaTTCTCATCGCAATTGATAAGGATTGGACTTCCGGTTCTCATacattgccaagagattttatttttattattattattttattttacttgtcatataacatattcccaccttacttcctaaaccccaatttacaaactcataaccaataataagaacatacttccctgcaattccttgagaagacgacccgaggtttaatactcggttatcaatttaaaaaggggtttgttacttgtgacaaccacaacttttgtaagaaaggttgattgcttggtttagtaactatacttacaacgagagtttcaataacctctaaaccatcaatcttcaattcttcaacgctacaatggaaatggaaatggaaataaaaatgaaaccctaagagagcaaagctacactactcctacttctactcctaattactctctAAAATTCTCTAAGTGAGCTCTCCAATCTCTCCCCTTCATAAGTGTTGAATTATActtcatatagcactccaaaacagcattccaacctttcaaaatgggccaagaggcctccaaattcgcgcagcacatatttcattaatgcaatcacgtgcagggacctgtgcagacgcacagacgtgtgcgtccgcacattcGACTGAAAGTtgacccgtgcgtacgcacaggtgctcgtgcgcacgcacacttcgctgtgtgtgctttttcttgttttcttcatgttttctcccttgtacgtgctttcttctacttttagccatccattcttgcctctaaggcctgaaatcactcacaaaccatatcacggaatcgaatgacataaaagtgggattaaaaatcactaatctaagcattaaaatgcatgtttttacatttagaatcaaattagggatcaaacacaaaagtatgctattttggtgcttaagtgtgagttcatatgcTACAATCCATCCCAATCAAGCCAAAATACatcgaaaaatatggactcatcaatatGACCACCGATGTATTTGTCTAAATGGCCATGCCAAGCTAATCGCTCAAGTAGGTCTTTGGCGATGACACATTTATCGGTGGTTTGCCCGTATTTCTGGTGGAAGGCACAGTATTTTAATTTATCAACATTCTTTATATCCTGATAAGAGCCCGCTTTCCAAGGAGGTTTAATTAACTTTGAGTTCAGTATTTCCTTGATGATGTCTTCTCGTTTGGCATTGAATTGTGTATAGGATTTATAACGTGATACTAATCGGGAAGTCTTCTTGCTATCCCGGCCTTTGTCCTCCTCTTTACCGTACGATGTTCTCTCCAATTTCTGTGCTTGCCTTAATTCCTCAATTTCCATTTGGCCCTTGGCCTTCTCGCAAAATTCATCTAGGGTTTTCGGCTTCGCTATTGTGATGGTTTTCTGAAACTTTTTAGGACGGAGGCTGCTTTTTATGGCGTGTAGGTGTACTTCTGGGTGGAGATCTGGAATGCTCATCACGACCTTGTTGAAACGAGTGATGTAATCTTTCAAGCTTTCGTGTTGTCCTTGCTTTATAGTGTTTAGATATTCGGAATCGTGGAGGTAGATTAAGAAAGTAGCAAACTGATCTTCAAACTGCTTGGCGAGTTCTTGAAAGCGAGAGATGGAATCTGCAGACAAAGAAGAAAATCAGTCAAGTGCTGGACCATCTAAAAAAGCAAAAAAACATCGGCATAAAATAGAATCAGAAGCACCGTTAACGATCATCATATATCAAAATTTCTTGATGTGTTTTTTCGAATCTCCCATGCCATCATCGGGGGTCAGTGTGAGTGGTAGAGTAAAATTTTTGGGTAACTTGAAGTTCATAACATCAGACGTAAAAGGTCTCACAATGTTGTCCAATTTATCTTCGTCATTATTTTGTTGGTCCTCTTCCAGCCTTTTAGTCTCAGAAAAAATGAGTTGGGTTAGAATTGCCCTCCTCATCTCCTATTCTCTTTGTTGTCTGCTGTTACTGTGGTTATTTTCGATCCGAGCGTTGGTTAGCATGGCTATTTGGTTTGCCATGATCTTAGAAGAATAATATCGGGGCCTACAAAAAGAAGGGTTTTATCTTCGGGATTTCACGGTGGGTGCCAATTGTTCTTGCGGAATTTTACTGAAGTATAGCTCGTCCGATGATGTACACTCGCGAACTCTGGATGAGGTATACATCGGTAGTAAAAGAAACAGGAGTaggtacctgcaaaggcactccgacgctcaagtaaaAAGTAAGTGAATAGTAAAAAGTAAGTGAATATGTAAGGGATTACTGAAGAGAATGTCATACCTTCAATGTTTTCCTTGTCGTTCTTTTATACTCGATTGATGAAGTTAACGGTTGTTTCTTCGAGCAGTGATGCTCCGACTGAGGAGGAATTGTATATCTGGCGTTATGATATTTTGGTCGAATATTAGTTATGATCGGATGTCGGTTACGATTGGCCGATCTTTATGGTCTTTATGCGAGTTATAGCTGGTAACCGACGTGTACTAGGCATATCAGTCCTAAATGGAAGATGGAGGTGACAAAGCTTATTGATAGGTTCAAAGAGGGAGTATTTATCAACGCAGAAGACATGAATTGAGCACGCAAAATGATGAATTTTACACTTGCAGGGAGAAGATGGAAGGACATAGAACAACGAACACACTCTGTTCGTAGTTAGTCTTCCAGGAAACATCAACAGGAAAACTTTATTTAGCTATTTGGTGGGCAGGGGACGTGGTTGATGTATATGTCTCAAGAAAGAAACGAAATAATAGCAAATAGACCTTTTGCCTTTGTCAATTTCGACAACAACAAGGAGGCGCGAAGAGAGCAATCAGAGATATGAATGGAACAGTGATGAATGGTAGGAGGGTGATGGTCACAGTAGCGAAG
The DNA window shown above is from Arachis ipaensis cultivar K30076 chromosome B08, Araip1.1, whole genome shotgun sequence and carries:
- the LOC107611005 gene encoding uncharacterized protein LOC107611005, whose amino-acid sequence is MTFSSVIPYIFTYFLLFTYFLLERRSAFADSISRFQELAKQFEDQFATFLIYLHDSEYLNTIKQGQHESLKDYITRFNKVVMSIPDLHPEVHLHAIKSSLRPKKFQKTITIAKPKTLDEFCEKAKGQMEIEELRQAQKLERTSYGKEEDKGRDSKKTSRLVSRYKSYTQFNAKREDIIKEILNSKLIKPPWKAGSYQDIKNVDKLKYCAFHQKYGQTTDKCVIAKDLLERLAWHGHLDKYIGGHIDESIFFDVFWLDWDGL